A genome region from Pan troglodytes isolate AG18354 chromosome 3, NHGRI_mPanTro3-v2.0_pri, whole genome shotgun sequence includes the following:
- the PABPC4L gene encoding polyadenylate-binding protein 4-like, with the protein MRVLPELGETCLNSIAWPLCGDPEASTLEPGQSCDLVSPHRDCSKNSRGQTHSGKDKEMNVAAKYRMASLYVGDLHADVTEDLLFRKFSTVGPVLSIRICRDQVTRRSLGYAYVNFLQLADAQKALDTMNFDIIKGKSIRLMWSQRDAYLRRSGIGNVFIKNLDKSIDNKTLYEHFSAFGKILSSKVMSDDQGSKGYAFVHFQNQSAADRAIEEMNGKLLKGCKVFVGRFKNRKDREAELRSKASEFTNIYIKNFGGDMDDERLKDVFSKYGKTLSVKVMTDSSGKSKGFGFVSFDSHEAAKKAVEEMNGRDINGQLIFVGRAQKKVERQAELKQMFEQLKRERIRGCQGVKLYIKNLDDTIDDEKLRNEFSSFGSISRVKVMQEEGQSKGFGLICFSSPEDATKAMTEMNGRILGSKPLSIALAQRH; encoded by the coding sequence ATGAGGGTGTTGCCTGAGCTGGGGGAGACGTGTCTGAACTCCATTGCTTGGCCTTTGTGTGGTGATCCCGAGGCCTCCACACTTGAACCGGGCCAAAGCTGTGACCTAGTATCCCCCCACAGGGATTGCTCAAAGAACTCCAGGGGACAAACTCACAGTGGCAAGGACAAGGAGATGAATGTAGCAGCCAAGTACCGCATGGCCTCCCTGTATGTGGGTGACTTACATGCAGATGTCACCGAGGACCTGCTGTTCAGGAAGTTCAGCACTGTGGGGCCTGTGCTGTCCATCCGCATTTGCAGGGACCAGGTCACCCGCCGCTCTCTGGGCTATGCCTACGTGAACTTCTTGCAGCTGGCTGATGCCCAGAAGGCGCTGGACACAATGAACTTTGACATCATAAAAGGCAAATCCATCCGTCTCATGTGGTCTCAGCGCGATGCCTACTTGAGGAGATCTGGAATTGGGAACGTATTCATCAAGAATCTGGACAAATCTATCGATAACAAAACCCTTTATGAACATTTTTCAGCTTTTGGAAAGATCCTTTCCTCCAAGGTGATGAGTGATGATCAAGGCTCCAAGGGCTATGCATTTGTGCACTTTCAGAACCAGAGTGCTGCAGACAGGGCCATTGAGGAGATGAATGGAAAACTACTCAAGGGCTGCAAGGTGTTTGTTGGCAGATTCAAAAACCGAAAAGATCGTGAAGCTGAACTCAGAAGCAAAGCCAGTGAATTCACCAACATTTACATCAAAAACTTTGGAGGTGACATGGATGATGAGAGATTGAAGGACGTTTTCagcaaatatggcaaaactctGAGTGTTAAGGTGATGACAGATTCCAGTGGGAAATCCAAAGGCTTTGGCTTTGTGAGTTTTGATAGCCATGAGGCTGCCAAGAAAGCTgttgaagaaatgaatggaagGGACATAAATGGGCAGCTGATTTTTGTAGGCCGGGCTCAAAAGAAAGTAGAGCGACAGGCTGAGTTAAAGCAAATGTTTGAGCAGCTGAAAAGGGAACGAATTCGTGGGTGCCAGGGGGTAAAGCTCTATATTAAGAACCTTGATGACACCATCGATGATGAAAAACTACGAAACGAATTTTCTTCATTTGGATCAATTAGCAGAGTTAAGGTAATGCAGGAAGAGGGGCAGAGCAAAGGGTTTGGCTTGATCTGCTTCTCCTCTCCTGAGGATGCTACTAAAGCAATGACTGAGATGAATGGCCGCATCTTGGGCTCCAAACCTCTTAGCATTGCCTTGGCCCAGAGACACTAG